From the Debaryomyces hansenii CBS767 chromosome F complete sequence genome, the window TAAGGTTGACGAAGGCGAATTTGTCGGTGGTGTCGGCGGCGGTGGCATTGGCATAATCAAGTTGGCCGATTTCGGATTGGCAAAGCAGCTCAGACCTTCCAACACCATGGGCTCCAACTTGAAAACTCCATGCGGTACAGCTGGCTATACTGCGCCGGAGGTCATCACCTGCAATGGTACTAAAATGAAAAGATTTCCCAACAAGCAGTCCCAGAGACACTTTTATTCCAAAGCTGTTGATATTTGGTCGTTGGGGTGTTTTCTTTACACTATACTATGCGGATTTCCTCCATTTTATGATGATGATCACCACCAGTTGACtatgaagattttgaacGGTGATTATGTTTTCTTGAAGCCTTGGTGGGATGAGGTAAGTTTAGATGCTAAGGATTTAATTTGTAAGATGTTGACTATAAACCCCGATGATAGAATTACCATCAAGGAAATTTGGAATCACCCATGGATAAAGGATTACTATGACCCACAATCGCCTAGTTATTTCGATTCATGTGATGCTGAGCATGTAGAATATTCTGGTGAAACCGATCACCTCAAGCCAATGGATATCATTAGTAACGGGTCAAATAGTCATTTCAATGCCGACTTAATGTCTCCTAGAGCTGAAGCGATCAAAAAGGTGTTCAATAACCCGGCAATGTCCAATTCAAGAACAAGTAAATTCAAACAGCCAGCTTCATCGGTGCAGTTTAGTATAGACGACTTGCAAGACTTGCTGATCCACGATAAGAAGACATTACCTAAGAGTCCTCTTCCAGCCAAAAAGGAATTCGGTAAATTTGCGTTCAAAGATGTGTTTGATGGTAACAAGACAGTGATTAACGAGAATGACgaatatgaagaagattcaGAAGACTCAATCAACGATCTTGATGAAAGCAGTGATGAATTGCATGATGAGTTGACCAGTCTCGACAAATTCTCTGTTAAACAACTTGAAAGTCAACGgtcatcaataaaatcaaattcatctgATGACGACAATTCTCTTCATGATGATTACAATGAAGATTATCAAACACGGTCTAGTTCTATTATTAGTGGTATCAATGGCGACTACAAGTTtacattgaatttaaatgactcaaatttattgagAAGAAGATCTTCAACTGtgaaatcaaacaaatCCTTGGCAACTGATTGATCGATATCTTGTCCAGCTGTATCTGGATCTGCTCATACCTGGTATAGGGAGATCCTAGAATCGggaaatatattcaatagCATTCATTGATGTAAAATGCAAAGTAACGTGTGATAAATCGTTGTCATTTGCATGTTTGTtgaatatgtatatatttttgtatatttattaaggTTGAGGTTCATTTCTTGTGTATTATCTATTATGTATGgttataatatattttgttaaattttACTAAGTTCAAGTAGAGTAACGTAATTGGTGTAGATTGTATTATTCGACTAAAAAATgttttcattctttttcatataAATAGCAGATCAGGATTACAAATTTTCGGGTTGCAAGACAATATTAACAGTATATACAATTAGCTTCTTTCGTTTGGTTGAATATTAGCAGATGTTGTCTCTCCTTCTTCCTCAGGGATTAAACATTCGTTAGCTTCTAATAAGTCGCTTAACTCACCGGATTGTGCCATGGACATGACAATATCACACCCACCAACAAATTCCTTGTTAACATATAACTGTGGAATAGTTGGCCATTCACTGtattctttaattccaTCTCTTAATTCGGGATCCTCTAAGACATTGTAAGCAGCAAACTTTTCTGGATCCACACCTTGTTGTCCCAACATTTGAATAGTAGCTCTTGAAAAGCCACATTGTGGGAATTCAGGAGTACCTTTCATGAACAAGACAACCTTTGAGCTCCCCACAGCCCTATCGATAGCATCTTTAATTTCGGTTGAGATGAATCTACCTTGCTGAATAAAAGGAGTTCTGATTACTGGTTGCGcctttaaattttttggttAGTATTAACTCAACTAATAAACGACGTGAACAAGTTATACTTACGAATCTAGTATTTAATAGAGCCCTTCTGAACATTTTATGTGTAACGTATTGTAGAATAATTGAAAGTTCATCTTccatttatttttattcgATTACTCATCTAAAGTTTATACAGGCCTTATTGGCTGATACTATTAGCACCAAACTAAGAGACGCTTATAGCCTCTAATTAGTATACATTCACACTAACCTAACATAATTAGGCTATAATGTTATCTATGAGCTATTGCAGGCGATTAAACTGAATAATCAATCTTCAAGGTATTGTATATCCATATTAGAGGCTTTAATTTATATGCATAAATTCATTCTTAATAGCGGGGGGTTGCAAAATTAAAGCTTCTAACATAAGAGAAAGCTACCAGGATCTTTTACTATCGTTCAGTTATTAAgtttattataaataaattattaattattaaaaatgttTAGTATAAAACATATAAAATTCTAAACGCAAAGCTTTAGCCTGGCGTAGGCTGATCCTATTGCAACCAATctataaattattaaacaGGCAACTAATCCACCAAAGTAAGCACCTAAATTAATGTCCAAGTTATAGTATTCTAAGACATTATCACCAGTATCTAACGTACAAGTGCCTAAAGCACATTCGAATTGTTGATTCTCGAAACCTAATTTTGCACAAGTTCCAACCGCGTATTTCATTGGATTGATATAATTCCATGCTTTGAAAAACTCAGGCATATGTAACGACATAGTACCTCCCATGAAGATAGCAATAACAATCACGGACgctaaaatattaatggCTAATCCGAGATGCGTGAAAATACTTGAAACAAGTATTCCCAACGATTCACCACAATTAATCGATACAAAACCAGTAAAGAACATACTGAAAAACATTCCCGGTGTTCTCGGTAAACCGACTCCAAAAACTAGCAATACGGCAAAGAACAAACACGGAATAATTTCGGTTggtaattcatttaataagtatgataaattgaattccAATGGGCCATATATTCCATCTTTGTACTCTTGATAGAAAAGACTTCTTTCTACTGGGTATAAGGTGACGTTGTTAAAAAAaccaataaaatataaatttaatacCTCCTGTATCAAACCCAATCTATTGCTTACACCTTCTTCTGTATTTCTTAACGGCGCAAAATATAATGTATGTACAATAGTCAAGAATATAGTCTGCCCAGCTCTTGCGATCAAAACATCTTTAGACCTCACggaattgataaattgacGTTTAGTAATGACTGGAAAAGTCACAAAGAAAGGTTGCTTCTTATGTTGGTATTTCTCAAGATCGATTGTTTCATTAACTAATACAGAATttgtatttgaagattGTTTCATTTCCCATCTATTAACCAAATAGTTAATTCTTGACTGAGTAGCCgtattatcttcttccaaGCTTTGAGAGACTACATCTAAAATATGGTCGGCAATGTTCTTATCATTTGGTAATGGATATCCTGCATCagccaaatatttcttaataGATATTGTGCTCCCATTGAAAACTGGTCTGCCACCCCTAGCTAGTAATAAGACAGATccaaatttattgaacaTGTCTTCATTTGGTTGATGGATTGTCATAATTACAGTTGTGCCATAAACTTCAGCAAGATTATCCAATAAACCTAGAACGGAAACTGAAGTAGTTGAATCAAGACCTGAAGTAGGCTCATCCAAAAAAAGAATCTTAGGTTTACTTAACAATTGAATCGCAATCGAAACTCTTCTCTTTTCCCCACCAGAAATACCCTTAACAGACTCTGATCCAACCAAAGTTTCTGCACAATCATTTAAGCCCATAGTTCTAATCAATGTGTTAATAATTACTGGGATTTTATGATGATCTTCGTGAGAAATTCTTAACTTTGcttgataatataatgtTTCCCGAACTGTTAAACTagatattaaagaattatccTGTTGAGATACATATGCAGATATCAGAGATAATTCCTTATTCGTGATATATTGGGAGTCGTTCAACCTGATATTTCCATTAGATCtaaatttggaattttttgataatctgttagaaagaaaattcaataatgtaGTTTTACCTCCACCAGAAGGACCCATGATAACATTGACCTTATTGGCCTTGAAATGGGCAGACACgttgttcaataattggTGCTCGCCGCTTATTTTCCTTATTATCATAAATTTGTTTTCTTGAAGTACAACAGACAAGCTAATATTCTgtatatgaatatgaatatcTTGATCAGTCGATACTAATGAGGCCTTTTCAAGATCTCTTTGAGCggaattatcatttttctGTAAACGAGTATTTTCAAACTTGACATTGCTCTCTGCCTCATTCCCTTCctcattctcttcttcaccaCCAATAGTATTTTCCTTAGTTTTTGCCACAGCTAGATCACGATTCTTGAAGCGAAAGGCAAGTCCAGTCAAGATATAAAATCCAACAACCCAGgcaaataaaatacaaattGGTTCAGTAATCCATCCTTGAGGGAACCCTAGAACACCCAACTGGTAATTGCCAGAGTATTCCTCACATCTGCTATCAGCATCATCATATGGGCATTCACCCATCCAATTTGTATATTGGTTAGCAGTCAATGCACCAAACGCATACCAGAAGTAGGCAATGTATTTTGTCCACCTCACATAAACAGGCATTGTTGCAGCATTAACAAAATAACCACATGCACTGTTTTgtaattgatatataacCATTAGAATCAACgctgaaattgaaaaatccATTGAAAGGGAAAATGCAAGCATAGCTGTTGCCATTCCACAAAATTCAGTCAAAAGTGtaattgcaaaatagataaaaaaataagaagCGTCATTGTTACCCTCTTCGTTAGTTAATCTTAATCCCCACATGAAATACGATATCACTGCAAAGAGAACAGATATTGGAAAATCCTCTAATAAGAATTTTCCTAACCTTctagaaataataaaccCAGTAATACTGACGCAATTTTCATTGTATTCCCGGAAGAAAAATGTACCATCGGCGGCCCATAATCTCTCTATTTCAATGAACATGAAAGAAAAACCAATAATTTCCAACATAACATAAAGACTTGAAGTGATAGATCTAATACCCGCCAAATCAGGTTTTGGTTTATAGAACATCCAACCACAAGCGATTGCTAAGAGAAGACATACAAAATTGATAGCAAATAACGAAGCCGTATCCCTATATGATAAAAGGAATGTTCTTCTAGTCAGAACAATGATTTCCTGTAAAAAAGAAATTCTGTCTTCCTTACCTTTATCAAACAACTTAATGTTTTTCTCAAAGAGCTTCTTTACTTCATTCGAAGACAACATctctttattttcttctgtaTTAGAGTATGCTTTCCACGATTCGACTAAATTGTCAATTCTTCTAGAAGTAATATTTTCCATCTCTTTAGACGAAGTATCTTTGACAGATAAGTCCATAATATACTCCACAAAATTAGATGATTTCATCTCCGTTTGCTCACCATTTTCATCTCTCACGGAGGCGAAATAACTACCACTATCAATCAAGCTACCAAAGTATACAACCCTGCCACCCCTCGTTAATAAGCatattttatcaaacaaAACAGTGATTTCCAGTCTTGGTTGATGGATAGATAAGATAATAGTGATACCAAATTCTGGAGATGCAAGTTTTCTTAAGACTTGCAAAAGCTTCAACGAACTACTCGTGTCCAAACCTGTTGTGGGCTCATCCAAAAATAACATAGATGGCTTACTCAATAACTGAATCGCCAATGACACTCTTCTTTGTTCTCCCCCAGATAAGTTAGTACTATAAGTGGAAAATGACAGGATAGTTTCGTCACGTATTGGTTGTAATTCTAATGTAGTCAATAACGAATTtactaattcttctttctcatATTTCGTTGCTGTGGGAGGTAATCTTAAGTCTGCTTGGAACATTAATGTTTCGTACACTGTCAATCCTGGCAAAAAGATATCAGTTTGTAATAAGTATGCATTCCTGACTTTTCTCTTAGTATTCCCTTTATCGCCTACTATGTATTCGACCGACCCAGAAAAAGATAGGTCattattcttaatattGGTTCTCTGCGAGAGAGTGTTCAACAATGTGGTTTTTCCACTTCCTGAACCACCCATTATAGCCATCAACTCGCCGCTTTGCAACTGAAATGAAACATCATCCAAAATCTTTTTACCGCCTTTAGATTCACCTGTTGCTTCTACATCATCGGTCTTCTTGTCACTATTCTTGACTCCTACtgttaaatttttcacagTAAGACTGACTTTGTCATCTGTGTTCACTTCTAAAATGTTCGATTCGATCATTCCAAACTTAAACTCACAGAAACAAATATCCTTTCCTCTAAATACTTGATTCTTCTACACTATTGTATCTTCTTACTAGTTATTAGAGGGATCAACTGCTTCCTTTTATACAAATTGACTCTTGATGTGAAGTGTCTGAAAAGCgcaattttgattttctttataaaaGCGCAAAAAATAAGCGGAATTCGCATAGATTTCCGTATTCGGTATTTTTCTCATGAAGTGTTCTTAa encodes:
- a CDS encoding DEHA2F25498p (similar to uniprot|Q08234 Saccharomyces cerevisiae YOL075C Hypothetical ORF), whose product is MIESNILEVNTDDKVSLTVKNLTVGVKNSDKKTDDVEATGESKGGKKILDDVSFQLQSGELMAIMGGSGSGKTTLLNTLSQRTNIKNNDLSFSGSVEYIVGDKGNTKRKVRNAYLLQTDIFLPGLTVYETLMFQADLRLPPTATKYEKEELVNSLLTTLELQPIRDETISSFSTYSTNLSGGEQRRVSLAIQLLSKPSMLFLDEPTTGLDTSSSLKLLQVLRKLASPEFGITIILSIHQPRSEITVLFDKICLLTRGGRVVYFGSLIDSGSYFASVRDENGEQTEMKSSNFVEYIMDLSVKDTSSKEMENITSRRIDNLVESWKAYSNTEENKEMLSSNEVKKLFEKNIKLFDKGKEDRISFLQEIIVSTRRTFLLSYRDTASLFAINFVCLLLAIACGWMFYKPKPDLAGIRSITSSLYVMLEIIGFSFMFIEIERLWAADGTFFFREYNENCVSITGFIISRRLGKFLLEDFPISVLFAVISYFMWGLRLTNEEGNNDASYFFIYFAITLLTEFCGMATAMLAFSLSMDFSISALILMVIYQLQNSACGYFVNAATMPVYVRWTKYIAYFWYAFGALTANQYTNWMGECPYDDADSRCEEYSGNYQLGVLGFPQGWITEPICILFAWVVGFYILTGLAFRFKNRDLAVAKTKENTIGGEEENEEGNEAESNVKFENTRLQKNDNSAQRDLEKASLVSTDQDIHIHIQNISLSVVLQENKFMIIRKISGEHQLLNNVSAHFKANKVNVIMGPSGGGKTTLLNFLSNRLSKNSKFRSNGNIRLNDSQYITNKELSSISAYVSQQDNSLISSLTVRETLYYQAKLRISHEDHHKIPVIINTLIRTMGLNDCAETLVGSESVKGISGGEKRRVSIAIQLLSKPKILFLDEPTSGLDSTTSVSVLGLLDNLAEVYGTTVIMTIHQPNEDMFNKFGSVLLLARGGRPVFNGSTISIKKYLADAGYPLPNDKNIADHILDVVSQSLEEDNTATQSRINYLVNRWEMKQSSNTNSVLVNETIDLEKYQHKKQPFFVTFPVITKRQFINSVRSKDVLIARAGQTIFLTIVHTLYFAPLRNTEEGVSNRLGLIQEVLNLYFIGFFNNVTLYPVERSLFYQEYKDGIYGPLEFNLSYLLNELPTEIIPCLFFAVLLVFGVGLPRTPGMFFSMFFTGFVSINCGESLGILVSSIFTHLGLAINILASVIVIAIFMGGTMSLHMPEFFKAWNYINPMKYAVGTCAKLGFENQQFECALGTCTLDTGDNVLEYYNLDINLGAYFGGLVACLIIYRLVAIGSAYARLKLCV
- a CDS encoding DEHA2F25476p (similar to uniprot|Q02784 Saccharomyces cerevisiae YPL059W GRX5 Hydroperoxide and superoxide-radical responsive glutathione-dependent oxidoreductase) yields the protein MFRRALLNTRFAQPVIRTPFIQQGRFISTEIKDAIDRAVGSSKVVLFMKGTPEFPQCGFSRATIQMLGQQGVDPEKFAAYNVLEDPELRDGIKEYSEWPTIPQLYVNKEFVGGCDIVMSMAQSGELSDLLEANECLIPEEEGETTSANIQPNERS
- a CDS encoding DEHA2F25454p (some similarities with uniprot|P38623 Saccharomyces cerevisiae YLR248W RCK2 Protein kinase involved in the response to oxidative stress) — protein: MGDMVNEKRSSEVGVKEQDKNGQYSSQNGCSAVKMSMGDDSEEEDGVSYGDLPTEYRLVHKLGEGAFSAVYKAVYEPTGRPVAIKIINKANLSGKQIANIHNEINIMKRLSHPNVLRLVDSFNNDVHCYIVLEYCDGGEIFNKIIEYTYFSEDLSKFIFSQLLSSVDYLHSIDIAHRDIKPENLLFSTIPYNERSVEEFEKHKRASDDNTKVDEGEFVGGVGGGGIGIIKLADFGLAKQLRPSNTMGSNLKTPCGTAGYTAPEVITCNGTKMKRFPNKQSQRHFYSKAVDIWSLGCFLYTILCGFPPFYDDDHHQLTMKILNGDYVFLKPWWDEVSLDAKDLICKMLTINPDDRITIKEIWNHPWIKDYYDPQSPSYFDSCDAEHVEYSGETDHLKPMDIISNGSNSHFNADLMSPRAEAIKKVFNNPAMSNSRTSKFKQPASSVQFSIDDLQDLSIHDKKTLPKSPLPAKKEFGKFAFKDVFDGNKTVINENDEYEEDSEDSINDLDESSDELHDELTSLDKFSVKQLESQRSSIKSNSSDDDNSLHDDYNEDYQTRSSSIISGINGDYKFTLNLNDSNLLRRRSSTVKSNKSLATD